One part of the Nymphaea colorata isolate Beijing-Zhang1983 chromosome 8, ASM883128v2, whole genome shotgun sequence genome encodes these proteins:
- the LOC116259213 gene encoding transcription factor MYB12-like, whose translation MQRLLGNRWSLIAGRLPGRTANDVKNYWNSCLAKRVSAKPAAMELPAAPPPRTVIYRPQAHRVSMRMRELLREAYSPWDRRSLHSSSSSQPLDGAKMADQLPVAADGLLVAAEPLRSSLPWLPGEGEFALGGGGDWFLDAELDDLFCDSFLWDWMKDDNGSSPLL comes from the exons ATGCAACGGCTACTCGGAAACAG GTGGTCATTGATTGCGGGAAGATTGCCGGGAAGGACGGCGAACGACGTCAAGAACTACTGGAATTCTTGCCTGGCTAAAAGGGTTTCAGCCAAACCAGCTGCAATGGAGCTCCCAGCAGCCCCTCCACCTCGCACGGTTATCTACAGGCCGCAAGCTCACAGGGTCTCCATGAGAATGCGTGAGTTGCTGCGTGAGGCGTACTCACCATGGGATCGACGAAGCCTCCACTCTTCCAGCTCTTCGCAGCCGCTGGACGGCGCGAAGATGGCAGACCAGTTGCCAGTTGCGGCAGACGGGTTACTAGTTGCTGCAGAGCCGTTAAGGTCCAGTCTGCCATGGCTGCCTGGAGAAGGCGAGTTTGCactaggaggaggaggagattgGTTCCTCGATGCCGAACTGGACGACCTATTCTGTGATTCATTTCTTTGGGATTGGATGAAGGATGATAACGGTTCGTCGCCATTACTTTAA